From Toxorhynchites rutilus septentrionalis strain SRP chromosome 2, ASM2978413v1, whole genome shotgun sequence, a single genomic window includes:
- the LOC129767840 gene encoding serine protease 30-like produces the protein MAAVHFALFFVFITLLRDSMSHVDAFQCGKVDRLAGYVINAEETENVWPWHVAVYNATNNYIAGGTIISESFVLTAAHVTFRKQHIALIPADLYVVMGIKDLSNPQNYTRYGNVSKIIRYPNYDTERMVNDLALLRLTEKIQFSMHISPICLWPVGGPDLEKLALEQRGTVVGWGFTENSTISQVLREASMSIIDFQSCAENTKSFQPLLAKGRNYCAGNRGETTVCRGDSGGGMYFLIDYTWYIRGIVNQGTPTQDTRYPCDPKKEVIFMDVTFYQKWVERYALPKKHNRMGLHECGLGDYMESSQRLDKVLAPVSNPWIVHLHYLFWDRFYVSDCHGLLIHVEFVLTLARCLVDRPNRKLINVILGEDLIGSDPYDESQSYLQVLGISDVFIHEKFQNEGYGYDVGLVRLISKADFSRDNIKPICLPSSLEPVPYYILTAWYRRDDHPKQLKNSLMREIRFSACSAMYRRTGVETKQEDCLICFQHCKLSDKILANGTHSCELISEEGCSVPISGGPVYYTAHDGFNTYTYLVGLRSFGSAKCEDKFNDMYSDMVTLGPWIKRIVEENALFIDNV, from the exons ATGGCTGCGGTCCATTTTgctttgtttttcgtttttattacGCTTCTTCGTGACTCAATGTCCCACGTCGATG CATTCCAGTGCGGCAAAGTCGATCGTCTAGCCGGTTACGTAATCAACGCCGAAGAGACGGAAAACGTTTGGCCGTGGCATGTGGCGGTGTATAATGCCACCAACAATTACATCGCCGGCGGTACGATCATTAGCGAATCGTTCGTGCTAACCGCGGCCCATGTCACCTTCCGGAAGCAACACATCGCCCTCATACCGGCGGATTTGTACGTCGTGATGGGGATCAAGGATCTGTCGAACCCGCAGAATTACACCCGCTACGGAAATGTTTCGAAGATCATCCGATATCCGAACTATGATACCGAGCGGATGGTGAACGATTTGGCTCTGCTAAGGCTGACGGAGAAAATTCAATTCAGCATGCACATTTCGCCGATTTGTCTGTGGCCAGTGGGTGGACCGGATTTGGAGAAGCTTGCGTTGGAACAGCGAGGTACGGTGGTCGGCTGGGGCTTTACGGAGAACAGTACCATATCGCAGGTCCTGCGGGAGGCCAGTATGTCAATTATAGATTTCCAGAGCTGTGCTGAGAATACGAAATCGTTTCAACCGCTGCTGGCGAAGGGAAGAAACTATTGCGCGGGAAATCGAGGGGAAACAACCGTCTGCAGAGGCGATAGTGGTGGTGGAATGTACTTCTTGATCGACTACACGTGGTACATAAGGGGTATTGTTAACCAGGGAACCCCTACCCAGGACACCCGCTATCCGTGTGATCCCAAAAAGGAGGTCATCTTTATGGACGTGACCTTCTACCAGAAATGGGTTGAGAGATATGCTCTCCCGAAGAAGCATAATCGGATGGGATTGCACGAGTGTGGCCTAGGCGATTATATGGAATCATCGCAAAGACTCGACAAGGTGCTGGCCCCGGTGAGTAATCCTTGGATAGTACACCTGCACTATCTTTTCTGGGATCGATTCTATGTGAGCGATTGCCACGGGCTGTTGATACATGTGGAATTTGTGCTCACGCTGGCGAGGTGTCTGGTGGATCGACCAAATCGGAAATT AATTAACGTTATCTTAGGTGAGGATTTGATTGGATCAGATCCTTACGATGAGAGTCAATCATATCTTCAAGTGCTGGGAATATCAGATGTTTTTATACAtgaaaaattccaaaacgaagGATATGGCTATGACGTCGGCTTGGTGCGATTAATAAGTAAGGCTGATTTTAGTAGag ATAACATAAAACCCATATGTCTTCCATCATCGTTGGAGCCGGTTCCGTACTACATCCTCACAGCGTGGTATCGCCGCGATGATCACCCGAAACAGCTGAAGAATTCGCTCATGCGGGAGATTCGATTCAGTGCCTGCAGTGCGATGTATCGCCGCACAGGAGTTGAGACCAAACAGGAAGATTGTCTGATTTGTTTCCAGCACTGCAAGCTTTCCGATAAGATATTGGCCAACGGAACACATAGCTGTGAATTGATTAGTGAGGAGGGATGCAGCGTTCCCATTTCCGGCGGACCAGTCTACTACACAGCACACGATGGGTTCAATACCTATACCTATCTGGTCGGTCTCAGGTCCTTCGGGTCAGCGAAATGTGAGGATAAATTTAACGATATGTACAGTGATATGGTTACGCTTGGACCTTGGATCAAGAGGATTGTGGAGGAGAACGCACTGTTTATTGACAATGTCTGA
- the LOC129767841 gene encoding BTB/POZ domain-containing protein Tiwaz, giving the protein MERDRDRERAERGSGIRGDQDVKPSLEPRDLSATRLFSATQIKISTSPTTSPTISNSSSPTPTPPIPAVSPVVSGVGSGYHHSNHKQITGIPCVAAASKYTAPVHIDVGGTIYTSSLETLTKYPESRLAKLFNGYIPIVLDSLKQHYFIDRDGGMFRHILNFMRNSKLLVAEDFPDLDLLLEEAKYFDIVPMIKQIEQMKKDRTRSGNGLPPFGSSRQRSRSAVPQDSNHDVVALHISPDLGERILISAERAILDEVFPETNQAILDARTGAAWNQFDGRQVIRFPLNGYCKLNSIQVLTRLLNAGFSVEASTGGGVETQQFSEYLLIRKSSM; this is encoded by the exons ATGGAGCGAGATCGTGACCGCGAGCGGGCCGAACGGGGCAGTGGAATCCGGGGCGACCAAGATGTAAAACCTTCGCTCGAGCCGCGGGATTTGTCCGCAACGAGGCTGTTTTCCGCGACGCAGATCAAAATAAGCACTTCACCCACCACGTCACCGACCATCTCGAACTCCTCGTCGCCGACGCCGACGCCTCCCATCCCCGCCGTCTCGCCCGTTGTCTCGGGCGTTGGCAGTGGGTATCACCACTCGAACCACAAGCAGATCACTGGTATCCCATGCGTGGCCGCCGCCTCCAAATATACCGCCCCGGTGCATATCGACGTTGGCGGGACGATCTACACCAGCTCGCTGGAAACGTTGACAAA ATACCCAGAGTCGAGACTGGCTAAACTTTTCAACGGCTACATTCCTATCGTACTGGACTCACTCAAACAACACTACTTTATCGACCGCGACGGTGGCATGTTCCGACACATCCTCAACTTCATGCGCAACTCGAAGCTACTTGTGGCCGAAGACTTTCCCGATCTCGATCTCCTGCTGGAGGAAGCCAAATATTTCGATATTGTTC CTATGATCAAACAGATCGAGCAGATGAAAAAAGATCGAACCCGTAGCGGGAACGGACTGCCCCCGTTCGGTAGCAGTCGCCAGCGAAGCAGATCCGCAGTCCCGCAGGATAGCAACCACGATGTGGTAGCGCTGCACATCTCGCCCGATCTTGGCGAGCGGATTCTGATCTCTGCCGAGCGTGCGATCCTGGACGAAGTTTTCCCCGAGACGAATCAAGCCATCCTAGACGCTCGAACCGGTGCCGCATGGAATCAGTTCGACGGAAGGCAGGTAATCCGGTTCCCGCTCAACGGCTACTGCAAGCTAAACTCCATCCAGGTGCTGACGCGACTGCTGAACGCCGGATTCAGCGTGGAAGCCAGCACCGGCGGCGGAGTCGAGACACAGCAATTCTCCGAGTATCTACTAATCCGTAAAAGTTCAATGTGA